A region from the Eleginops maclovinus isolate JMC-PN-2008 ecotype Puerto Natales chromosome 17, JC_Emac_rtc_rv5, whole genome shotgun sequence genome encodes:
- the cdpf1 gene encoding cysteine-rich DPF motif domain-containing protein 1 encodes MEQTSEPRQKTFTCQLCGLSSPFTYYGQKPPNTRAIVLLEECFVTQDPFSPDKEKFLVLGSTCSMCSLCVCVGSDCSLFYTKRFCMQCVNKHLEQFPNQIQAELAKKKQSSKAAVS; translated from the exons ATGGAGCAAACAAGCGAGCCACgtcaaaaaacatttacttgCCAGTTGTGTGGTTTAAGTAGCCCTTTTACTTACTACGGCCAGAAACCACCAAACACCAGAGCCATTGT GTTGCTTGAGGAGTGTTTTGTGACCCAGGACCCCTTCAGTCCGGACAAGGAGAAGTTTCTTGTATTGGGCTCTACCTGCAGCATGTGtagtctgtgtgtctgtgttggatCG GACTGCAGTCTTTTCTACACCAAGAGGTTctgcatgcagtgtgtgaacaaACACTTGGAGCAGTTCCCCAATCAGATCCAGGCCGAGCTGGCCAAGAAGAAGCAGAGCTCCAAGGCTGCCGTCTCCTGA